A genomic segment from Aegilops tauschii subsp. strangulata cultivar AL8/78 chromosome 1, Aet v6.0, whole genome shotgun sequence encodes:
- the LOC141030251 gene encoding uncharacterized protein, translated as MRSDLGAGIMLSSPKGNRLRYALQIHFAASNNVAEYESLMRGLWLAKELGIWRILYYGDSDLVVQQTSGEWDTRDVNMSSYCFLVQQLLGNFDGCELLHVPRAHNEAADALAMISSSR; from the coding sequence ATGCGATCCGACTTAGGAGCCGGCATCATGTTATCTTCCCCGAAGGGCAACCGGCTGCGCTAcgcgctgcaaatccactttgccgcatCCAACAATGTTGCCGAGTATGAATCCCTCATGCGCGGCCTTTGGCTAGCTAAAGAGCTTGGTATCTGGCGCATCCTCTACTACggtgactcggatttggtggtgcAGCAGACCTCCGGCGAATGGGACACCCGAGACGTCAACATGTCCAGCTATTGCTTCTTGGTCCAGCAGCTTTTAGGCAACTTCGACGGCTGTGAGTTGCTCCATGTCCCCCGCGCACACAACGAGGCCGCCGATGCGCTGGCCATGATAAGTTCTAGCCGGTAG